AAGTCTATAATCATGACAGAATAGACTGTAAATTTTCTATGAATACAATCAAATCCATAATCGTGACAGAATAGAAACTGTACCTTGGGTTGACTTTTTCCACACCTAGAACCAACGGAACCATCAATAGAATAGGACCCCAAACAAGTTCGCCCCCGCTGAACTCTGACAAATGTCTGGATATATCCTCAATGCAGAGGACAGGAGCTCCACCTCTTTCCCCATCGCTACCAGAGACGACGTATATGGTCATCATAGAGGAGAGAACTCCATTACCAGTCTCCTTGATTTTGTTACGCACCAAACTTTCCCAGGTGCGGCACATGGCATACGGGCCTACCCATGAACCCGGAGCAAGGCCGTAAACCTTTCCAGCTTGGAGAAGAATGTGTATAGAGAAAGGTGAATCCTCAGCATCTCCAAAAAGATGCAATATTTCCATGTAACTTTGGTCAATTGGCTGCATAATTAGAAACAAACCAACATGTTTTATTTGCCATAAGCCATGGCCGAATCTCCTGGGTTACTATGTGATAAAGATGAAGACATCCTCCATCTTAAAAATGAACAAAAGATAAAACAGAAATGAACCATCCCtatctaattatttaatttggcGTAACTTGTATATTACCTTGTGTGGAGATTTCCTCCACGATCGTCCTAATTTACTAAACAGAAATGCCTGTGTAAACATGCAACACAATCAGTAAAAATGATTATCCCAGATATCAGTAAAGACATACAAACAGCAACAAGTATAATGCCTGAGCAACAAGCATCTGGCTACTCCGAAGCATGCAACCCCAATTAACATCACTAGTGTACTTTGTTTCCCCGATGGGCGCAAACCCTACGGAataaaacaaaaccaaattaTCTACATCGTCATCATCCAAGTATCCCATTCACACATCCATTCAACAAGCATAAAAATACCTTTCCGATACGTGATCAAGATACGCGATGAAAAATCCTCGACAAACGATGCAAATCCCTCACTCTCAGCTGGATCTGAAGAGTTGGCATTGTCGCCTTCCTGTGCAACCTGATAACATATACCCAAAAGCCAAATATCGCTCTTGGAAGCCGAACTTCCAGTTTTACCAAACCCCAATAGTCTTCTCATTGATATACCGTTCATCATTACTCTTCTTACAGAAGTCCTCCACCCCTCATAATAGTTCTTCCCACTACCAGACTTTTTTCTAACACTACAACTATTAGAGTCACTTCTTCCGTGATTGCTACTCAAATTCCCCAAGATAGATAAAGCAGGTGGCCATAAACCTGACCAAAGAACTCCAGGCTTTTGATTCTTACTATTGCCAATACTCGATTCTGCCTCCGGCGAGACAGAACCCGTAATTTCCTCCGGACAACAATCAAAGTTACGATTTTTCTTGTCGGGATTACAAATGGGATCGTTATCTTTCTCTAGTAAACTCTTCATGAACTAATCATGGACACCAGGGATTAAAAAGAATCGGCGCCGCATAACAACAGCATCCCACGACAACAATCCAACATCTAGGAAAGAAAGAACAAATTCCCCCACAATCAAATCGAAAAACGTGAACTTTAAATTATGAGCAGATCAATCTgttcttttaaagaaaaaaacatCGTTTACTGCACGAAATAGACAGCACAAACAGAATTAAAGATGGGGTTAAGTCAAAACCAGAAAAACGGAGATTCAAGAATGACGTAGCGCACCGGTGATGTCAACTTTATTGAGACTCGAAAGTGCGCAGAAACCTCGTCTGGGTGGGCCGG
The sequence above is a segment of the Primulina tabacum isolate GXHZ01 chromosome 6, ASM2559414v2, whole genome shotgun sequence genome. Coding sequences within it:
- the LOC142549572 gene encoding cysteine protease ATG4-like, with protein sequence MKSLLEKDNDPICNPDKKNRNFDCCPEEITGSVSPEAESSIGNSKNQKPGVLWSGLWPPALSILGNLSSNHGRSDSNSCSVRKKSGSGKNYYEGWRTSVRRVMMNGISMRRLLGFGKTGSSASKSDIWLLGICYQVAQEGDNANSSDPAESEGFASFVEDFSSRILITYRKGFAPIGETKYTSDVNWGCMLRSSQMLVAQAFLFSKLGRSWRKSPHKPIDQSYMEILHLFGDAEDSPFSIHILLQAGKVYGLAPGSWVGPYAMCRTWESLVRNKIKETGNGVLSSMMTIYVVSGSDGERGGAPVLCIEDISRHLSEFSGGELVWGPILLMVPLVLGVEKVNPRYLPLLSATLVFPQSLGILGGRPGASTYIVGVQDEKAFYLDPHEVQQVVDIKRGNLDVDTSSYHCNIVRHMPLDSIDSSLAIGFYCNGKSDFDDFCSRASELIDQSNGAPLFTITETHLSPKSTRFQNTSTGHTSESREVDLVNEFSSDSPDNICAQEDDWQLL